The proteins below come from a single Ruegeria sp. THAF33 genomic window:
- the cysQ gene encoding 3'(2'),5'-bisphosphate nucleotidase CysQ encodes MTYDALIPVIRRLALEAGDKIMEIYEADDFDVKVKSDASPVTEADEAADALISAGLRAAFPDTLLVTEEQAASHSEKGDTFLIVDPLDGTKEFINRRGDFTVNIALVENGVPTRGVVYAPARGRMFFTLADGRAVEETGAFDKNETGPLAPISVSEPDNSGLLVVASKSHRDQATEDYINKYHVKDSKSAGSSLKFCLVATGEADIYPRVGRTMEWDTAAGHAVLAGAGGRVVRFDDHTPLLYGKDGYANPFFIAYAPGVELKEA; translated from the coding sequence GTGACCTACGACGCGCTTATTCCCGTCATCCGGCGACTGGCTCTGGAGGCAGGCGACAAGATCATGGAAATCTACGAGGCGGATGATTTCGATGTCAAAGTCAAATCCGACGCCAGCCCTGTGACCGAGGCAGACGAAGCCGCTGACGCATTGATTTCGGCAGGCTTGCGTGCGGCATTTCCGGATACTCTTCTGGTCACCGAAGAACAGGCCGCTTCGCATTCTGAAAAAGGCGACACTTTCCTTATTGTTGATCCGCTGGACGGCACCAAGGAATTCATCAACCGTCGCGGCGACTTTACCGTCAACATCGCGCTTGTCGAAAACGGAGTGCCAACCCGGGGAGTGGTCTATGCCCCGGCGCGGGGTCGTATGTTCTTCACGCTGGCTGATGGCCGCGCGGTCGAGGAAACAGGCGCTTTCGACAAAAACGAGACCGGTCCTTTGGCACCCATATCAGTCTCTGAACCGGATAATTCCGGGCTTTTGGTCGTGGCGTCGAAGTCCCACAGGGATCAGGCCACCGAGGACTACATCAACAAATATCATGTGAAGGACAGCAAAAGCGCGGGTTCGTCGCTCAAGTTCTGTCTGGTTGCCACGGGCGAGGCGGATATCTATCCGCGCGTCGGGCGCACGATGGAATGGGATACGGCGGCAGGCCATGCGGTACTGGCCGGGGCCGGTGGCCGGGTTGTACGTTTTGACGACCATACTCCGTTGCTTTATGGCAAGGATGGCTATGCAAATCCGTTCTTTATTGCTTACGCTCCGGGTGTTGAGTTGAAGGAAGCCTGA
- a CDS encoding 3-deoxy-manno-octulosonate cytidylyltransferase has product MSVLIAIPARYASTRYPGKPLVPLTGAKGASMTLIERSWRAARSVSGVDRVVVATDDERIRDVSEGFGAEVVMTSETCQNGTERCAEAHEVLGGGYDIIVNLQGDAPLTPHWFVEDLVSGLRAAPDAGVATPVLRCDGSALNSLLNDRKHGRVGGTTAVFGRDHSAMYFSKEVVPFTSQTYAGDEATPVFHHVGVYAYRPDALAAYPGWPAGPLEQLEGLEQLRFMENGRKVLCVEVEARGRQFWELNNPQDVPKIEEMMAAMGLE; this is encoded by the coding sequence ATGTCTGTTCTGATTGCCATTCCCGCCCGTTACGCTTCGACCCGCTATCCCGGCAAGCCGCTGGTTCCCCTGACCGGCGCAAAAGGCGCGTCCATGACACTGATCGAACGGTCCTGGCGTGCAGCCAGGTCAGTCTCGGGTGTCGATCGCGTTGTTGTTGCGACGGATGATGAGCGCATTCGCGACGTGTCCGAGGGCTTTGGGGCCGAGGTCGTGATGACCTCGGAAACCTGTCAGAACGGCACCGAACGATGCGCCGAAGCGCATGAGGTTCTGGGTGGCGGGTATGACATCATCGTCAACCTGCAAGGCGACGCTCCGCTGACCCCGCATTGGTTTGTCGAAGATCTGGTTTCCGGCCTGCGCGCCGCCCCGGATGCCGGTGTTGCGACCCCTGTCCTGCGCTGTGACGGCAGTGCGCTGAACAGTCTGCTGAACGACCGCAAGCATGGCCGTGTCGGTGGCACGACGGCAGTGTTCGGACGCGATCACAGTGCGATGTACTTCTCGAAAGAGGTCGTCCCCTTCACGTCGCAGACATACGCCGGCGATGAAGCGACACCCGTGTTTCACCATGTCGGCGTTTACGCCTATCGGCCCGACGCCCTTGCGGCGTATCCGGGCTGGCCGGCCGGGCCTCTGGAACAGCTGGAAGGCCTGGAACAGCTCAGGTTCATGGAAAACGGGCGCAAGGTTCTGTGCGTCGAGGTCGAGGCAAGGGGCCGTCAGTTCTGGGAGCTGAACAACCCGCAGGACGTGCCCAAGATTGAAGAGATGATGGCAGCCATGGGGCTGGAGTGA
- the galE gene encoding UDP-glucose 4-epimerase GalE, giving the protein MKTILVTGGAGYIGSHACKALAQAGYLPVTYDNLITGWQDAVQFGPFEQGDLLDRDRLDEVFAKHKPDAVMHFAALSQVGDAMRQPGVYWSNNVTGSLNLIEAAVAAGCLDFVFSSTCATYGEHDNVVLDESTAQYPLNAYGASKRAIEDILKDFEAAHGLRHVIFRYFNVAGADPEGEVGEFHRPETHLIPLMLDAIDGKRDGLTVFGTDYDTPDGTCIRDYVHVCDLVDAHILGLGWLEQGKGSRVFNLGTGSGFSVLEVIEQSRSVTNRPVPYTVGPRRAGDCTKLVSGSVRAENELGWKPKRSTLETMIADAWRWHQNGHYEK; this is encoded by the coding sequence ATGAAGACAATTCTTGTCACCGGTGGTGCCGGGTATATCGGCTCACATGCCTGCAAGGCGCTTGCGCAGGCAGGTTACCTTCCTGTGACCTACGACAACCTGATCACGGGTTGGCAGGATGCGGTGCAATTTGGCCCTTTTGAACAGGGCGACCTTTTGGATCGGGACCGCCTGGATGAGGTGTTCGCGAAACACAAACCAGATGCAGTGATGCATTTCGCGGCGCTCAGCCAGGTTGGCGATGCTATGCGTCAGCCCGGCGTGTATTGGTCGAACAATGTCACGGGTTCACTGAATCTGATTGAAGCAGCCGTTGCGGCCGGCTGTCTGGATTTCGTCTTTTCGTCCACATGTGCCACATATGGCGAGCACGACAATGTGGTTCTTGATGAATCCACGGCGCAGTATCCCCTGAACGCCTACGGGGCATCAAAACGCGCGATCGAAGATATCCTCAAGGATTTCGAGGCGGCTCATGGGCTGCGCCATGTCATTTTCCGGTATTTCAACGTTGCAGGTGCAGACCCCGAAGGCGAAGTGGGCGAGTTTCACCGCCCCGAAACCCATCTGATCCCGCTGATGTTGGACGCGATTGACGGCAAGCGGGACGGTCTGACCGTCTTTGGCACGGATTATGATACGCCCGACGGCACCTGTATCCGCGATTATGTACATGTTTGCGATCTGGTAGATGCGCATATTCTGGGGCTGGGCTGGCTGGAACAGGGCAAAGGCAGCCGTGTCTTCAATCTAGGCACCGGGTCCGGGTTTTCCGTTCTTGAGGTGATCGAGCAATCCAGGTCCGTCACCAACCGTCCCGTTCCGTATACAGTGGGCCCTCGTCGGGCAGGAGATTGCACCAAGCTGGTATCTGGTTCTGTGCGGGCTGAAAATGAACTGGGCTGGAAGCCCAAAAGATCCACGTTAGAGACGATGATCGCAGATGCCTGGCGCTGGCACCAGAACGGCCACTACGAAAAATGA
- a CDS encoding glycosyltransferase family 2 protein translates to MTSSTALTLPRIGWARKYRLRWKRRRLLWRSLRSRHQLTCQKDRTPQIQRGDILAFVTLRNEIIRLPWFFRHYRALGVDHFLIVDNGSDDGSSEYLQDQPDVSVWRTHSSYRGSRFGLDWLTWLQMRYGHRHWCLMVDADELLVYAHCDTRSLHDLTTWLDRHGKIGFGTLMLDLYPKGPLGDAAYDPDTDPTNLLCWFDAGPYRAQRQSPMGNLWVQGGARERMFFTQTRQRSPTLNKIPLMRWSRRYAYVNSCHSALPRRLNETYDGPGGDTPSGVLLHTKFLPDVIEKSNTEKQRRQHFHDPDQFGPYYDGIINQPDMWTPQSVRYTGWSQLEQLGLMNGGGWD, encoded by the coding sequence GTGACATCCAGCACTGCTTTGACACTTCCCCGGATCGGATGGGCACGGAAGTACAGGTTGCGCTGGAAACGTCGGCGGCTGCTCTGGAGGTCGCTGCGAAGTCGACATCAGTTGACCTGCCAGAAGGATCGGACACCCCAAATCCAGCGGGGTGACATATTGGCCTTTGTCACCTTGCGCAATGAAATCATCCGCCTGCCCTGGTTCTTTCGTCACTATCGCGCCTTGGGCGTCGATCATTTTCTGATCGTCGACAACGGCAGCGACGATGGATCATCCGAGTATCTGCAAGATCAACCGGATGTCTCGGTGTGGAGAACCCATTCCAGCTATCGTGGATCGCGGTTTGGACTGGACTGGTTGACCTGGTTGCAGATGCGCTATGGCCACCGCCACTGGTGTCTGATGGTGGATGCGGATGAACTGCTGGTCTATGCCCACTGCGACACCCGGTCCCTGCATGACCTGACAACCTGGCTGGACCGGCACGGGAAGATCGGGTTCGGGACGCTGATGCTGGACCTCTATCCCAAGGGCCCCTTGGGTGATGCGGCTTATGACCCGGACACCGACCCCACAAATCTGCTGTGCTGGTTCGATGCAGGACCGTATCGCGCGCAGCGGCAAAGCCCGATGGGCAATCTGTGGGTGCAGGGTGGCGCGCGGGAACGGATGTTCTTTACGCAAACGCGGCAAAGATCGCCCACACTGAACAAGATCCCGCTGATGCGCTGGTCGCGGCGCTATGCCTACGTGAACTCATGCCATTCCGCACTGCCGCGCCGTCTGAACGAAACCTATGATGGACCGGGCGGCGATACCCCGTCGGGCGTGTTGCTGCACACGAAGTTCCTGCCGGACGTTATCGAGAAATCCAACACCGAAAAGCAGCGACGCCAACATTTTCATGATCCGGACCAATTCGGGCCATACTACGATGGGATAATCAACCAGCCGGACATGTGGACCCCACAGTCGGTGCGCTACACCGGGTGGAGCCAGCTTGAACAGTTGGGTCTGATGAACGGCGGAGGCTGGGATTGA
- a CDS encoding glycosyltransferase family 2 protein, with translation MRLRRKRRILRCLRRRRELKPVSNNTQAIRRDDILLMSVVRNEKIRLPFFLEYYRKLGINHFLFVDNNSDDGSFEFLKEQADVSVWRTTTSYKRASYGLDWSNYLLRKYAHDHWVLSVDPDEFFIYPFCDTRPIRALTDWLDGSAVRSFGTMLIDMYPEGPVDADPYAEGQNPFEIARWFDPGNYMITKNPEYKNLWIQGGPRARVFFQDNPSKAPALNKIPLVKWNRRYVYVSSTHSLLPRGLNQVYDEWGGEKASGSLLHAKLINTLGEKAREELLRGQHYRGSGEYKAYATQLEDKPVFWCEWSEAYINWRQLEILGLMSKGNWA, from the coding sequence ATGAGATTGCGGCGCAAGCGCCGTATTCTGCGCTGCCTCAGACGACGCCGCGAGCTCAAGCCAGTCAGCAACAACACACAGGCTATACGGCGTGATGATATCCTGCTGATGAGCGTTGTGCGGAACGAGAAAATTCGCCTGCCCTTCTTTCTTGAATATTATCGCAAACTGGGCATCAACCATTTTCTGTTTGTCGACAACAACAGCGATGATGGCAGTTTTGAATTTTTGAAAGAACAGGCTGACGTTTCGGTCTGGCGGACGACGACCAGCTACAAACGGGCAAGCTATGGCCTGGACTGGTCGAACTATCTGTTGCGCAAATACGCGCACGATCACTGGGTGCTGAGCGTCGATCCGGACGAATTCTTCATCTATCCGTTCTGCGACACCCGTCCAATCCGAGCCTTGACGGATTGGCTGGATGGCAGTGCCGTGCGCAGTTTTGGCACGATGCTGATCGACATGTACCCCGAAGGTCCGGTGGACGCCGACCCCTATGCCGAAGGTCAGAACCCGTTCGAAATCGCGCGCTGGTTCGATCCCGGGAATTACATGATCACCAAGAACCCCGAGTACAAGAACCTTTGGATTCAAGGGGGCCCACGGGCGCGCGTGTTCTTTCAGGACAACCCCTCCAAAGCACCGGCGCTGAACAAGATTCCGCTGGTAAAATGGAACCGGCGCTATGTTTATGTCAGCTCGACCCATTCGCTTTTGCCACGCGGGCTCAACCAGGTTTACGACGAATGGGGCGGCGAAAAAGCCAGCGGGTCACTGCTTCATGCCAAGTTGATCAATACTCTTGGGGAAAAAGCCCGCGAGGAATTGCTGCGTGGCCAGCATTACCGGGGCTCGGGCGAATACAAGGCCTATGCCACTCAGCTTGAGGACAAGCCTGTTTTCTGGTGCGAGTGGTCCGAGGCCTATATCAACTGGCGACAGCTTGAGATCCTGGGCCTCATGTCGAAAGGAAACTGGGCATGA
- a CDS encoding beta-1,6-N-acetylglucosaminyltransferase, which translates to MSGLGIVMLVHTSLDRAEQVARHWTAAGCPVVIHVDRKVPDTVYSRFVASCSNNPLIVFSDRHRCDWGGWGIVAASQSASELMLERFPEVRHVFLASGACLPLRPVQELIDYLSDRPRVDFIESATTSDVSWTIGGLDHERFTLRFPFSWRKHRKLFDTYVKLQRLIGFRRKIPDGLVPHMGSQWWCLTRQTLSAILQDPRRKLYDKYFRHVWIPDESYFQTLARLYSTHIESRSLTLSKFDYQGRPHIFYDDHLQLLRRSDCFVARKIWPRAERLYQAFLTDQAGAMKPAEPNPGKIDRVFSKAVERRTRGRDGLYMQSRFPRHGSENGLTSSQYSVFQGFSELFEDFEPWLAATTGARVHGHLFGPERAEFSQGEAITNGALSDSAALRDYNPTAFLSNLIWNTRGERQCFQFSPRDTQEINWFLARDKNAQISVITGAWAIPLFRSNMNFSEIRSEAARLQQIETKQLEVLTSVWTKARMRSWTLADFIESPMDALQGILEEIGMQQTSHLTEVPTMVDLSGFGKFLQNLKNQGMHPYLMGDFPADDVFGRQEKPYRKPYLVQ; encoded by the coding sequence ATGAGCGGTCTAGGTATTGTCATGTTGGTTCATACCTCACTGGACCGCGCCGAGCAGGTCGCGCGACACTGGACAGCAGCGGGATGCCCGGTGGTCATCCATGTGGATCGCAAGGTGCCAGACACTGTTTATTCCCGGTTTGTTGCGTCCTGTTCGAACAATCCATTGATCGTGTTTTCTGACCGACATCGGTGCGATTGGGGTGGCTGGGGTATCGTTGCCGCCTCGCAAAGCGCGTCCGAGTTGATGCTGGAGCGTTTCCCCGAAGTTCGGCATGTATTTCTTGCCTCGGGGGCCTGCCTGCCATTGCGACCGGTTCAGGAACTGATCGATTACCTGTCTGACCGGCCGCGTGTCGATTTCATCGAAAGCGCGACGACATCCGATGTCAGCTGGACCATCGGCGGGCTGGATCATGAACGGTTCACCTTGCGGTTTCCGTTTTCGTGGCGCAAGCATCGCAAACTATTCGACACATATGTAAAACTTCAGCGTCTGATAGGGTTTCGCAGGAAAATCCCCGACGGCCTGGTTCCGCATATGGGAAGCCAGTGGTGGTGCCTGACCCGCCAAACGCTGTCGGCAATCCTTCAAGACCCCAGGCGCAAGCTGTATGACAAGTATTTCCGTCATGTCTGGATTCCGGATGAAAGCTATTTCCAGACGCTTGCGCGGTTGTATTCCACGCATATTGAAAGCAGGTCCCTGACCCTATCCAAATTCGATTACCAGGGCCGCCCGCACATCTTTTATGACGATCATCTGCAATTGCTGCGTCGATCGGATTGTTTTGTCGCCCGAAAAATCTGGCCCCGCGCAGAGCGATTGTACCAGGCATTCCTGACAGATCAGGCCGGGGCGATGAAACCGGCGGAACCCAATCCGGGCAAGATCGATCGCGTATTTTCCAAAGCGGTGGAACGGCGAACTCGTGGGCGCGACGGGCTGTATATGCAAAGCCGGTTTCCCCGCCATGGCAGTGAAAACGGTCTGACATCGTCACAATATTCCGTATTCCAAGGCTTTTCGGAATTGTTCGAGGATTTCGAACCTTGGTTGGCCGCAACCACCGGAGCCAGAGTCCACGGGCATCTATTCGGGCCGGAACGCGCCGAGTTTTCGCAAGGAGAAGCCATAACAAATGGCGCCCTCAGCGACAGTGCGGCGCTGCGGGACTATAACCCGACCGCCTTTTTGTCGAACCTGATCTGGAATACGCGGGGCGAGCGCCAGTGTTTCCAGTTCAGCCCGCGGGACACTCAGGAAATCAACTGGTTTTTGGCGCGGGACAAGAACGCTCAGATTTCGGTCATCACCGGCGCTTGGGCGATCCCATTGTTCCGATCCAATATGAACTTCTCGGAAATCCGGAGTGAAGCGGCGCGCCTGCAACAGATTGAAACCAAGCAGCTGGAGGTGCTGACATCGGTCTGGACCAAGGCGCGGATGCGCAGTTGGACGCTGGCCGACTTCATTGAATCTCCGATGGATGCCTTGCAGGGTATTCTAGAAGAAATCGGCATGCAGCAGACCAGCCATCTGACCGAAGTGCCAACCATGGTCGATCTGTCCGGATTCGGGAAGTTCCTGCAAAACCTCAAGAATCAGGGAATGCACCCATATCTGATGGGTGATTTCCCGGCGGACGATGTGTTCGGTCGCCAGGAAAAGCCATATCGAAAACCGTATCTGGTGCAGTGA
- a CDS encoding nodulation protein NodH, translating into MSAQFDYFVILAAMRTGSNLLEANLNALDGVTCHGEAFNPHFAGSLKSDHLLGLSLEDRDADPMRMLKAIKSAPGDINGFRYFEDHDPRILKPMLNDPRCAKIILTRNPLDSYLSLKIAQKTQQWLLKNVKRRVDAQVDFDADEFSDYLNQLQDHRLMVQRHLQKTGQTGFFIHYDDLTELEVINGLAVWLGVEGRLTRLDDTLKPQNPAPALSKVTNPDEMKQALCDQDRFGLHRSTSFEPQRGAAVPLYVAAARSPLMYLPIRGGIEPVIVQWLADLDGCQTDKLITDRNRKQVRSWKQGHPGHRQFTVLRHPLARAHTAFCSHILNTGPGSYKMVRNYLRNRLKLPIPGQVRDNNYSVEQHREAFSGFLDFLRLNLNGQTPVRVDGTWCSQSRTLEGIASFTMPDLILREEDLVTALPDLARSMGHSNPPQPGSCAPDEPYALHLIYDKNLEALAVEAYQRDYEAFGFSDWAPGSA; encoded by the coding sequence ATGTCAGCCCAATTTGACTACTTCGTGATTCTGGCCGCCATGCGCACAGGTTCGAACCTGCTTGAGGCCAACCTGAACGCGCTGGACGGGGTCACCTGTCACGGAGAGGCGTTCAATCCGCATTTTGCGGGCAGCCTGAAATCCGATCATCTGCTTGGCCTTTCGCTGGAAGACCGGGATGCGGACCCCATGCGAATGCTCAAGGCCATCAAATCAGCACCGGGTGACATCAATGGCTTCCGATATTTCGAAGACCATGACCCACGTATCCTGAAACCTATGCTGAACGACCCGCGCTGTGCCAAGATCATTCTGACCCGCAACCCATTGGACAGTTACCTGTCGCTGAAAATAGCACAGAAAACGCAGCAGTGGCTGCTGAAGAATGTGAAACGCCGTGTCGACGCGCAGGTTGACTTCGACGCCGACGAGTTTTCGGATTACCTGAACCAGCTGCAAGACCATCGGCTTATGGTGCAACGGCACCTGCAAAAGACAGGCCAAACCGGGTTCTTCATTCACTATGACGACCTGACCGAGCTGGAGGTCATAAACGGGCTGGCTGTATGGCTGGGGGTTGAGGGTCGGCTGACCCGACTGGATGATACCCTGAAACCGCAAAACCCGGCGCCGGCATTGTCGAAGGTCACCAATCCTGATGAAATGAAACAAGCCCTGTGCGATCAGGATCGGTTCGGATTGCATCGGTCAACAAGCTTTGAGCCGCAGCGCGGCGCGGCTGTACCGCTTTATGTTGCCGCTGCAAGGTCTCCTTTGATGTATTTGCCCATTCGGGGCGGAATAGAGCCTGTTATCGTGCAATGGCTCGCTGATCTGGACGGATGTCAGACCGACAAGCTGATCACGGATCGAAACCGCAAACAGGTCCGCTCATGGAAACAGGGCCATCCCGGACATCGGCAATTCACTGTTCTGCGTCACCCTCTGGCCCGGGCACATACGGCATTTTGCAGTCATATTCTGAATACGGGGCCGGGCAGCTATAAGATGGTGCGGAATTACCTTCGCAACCGGCTTAAGCTGCCGATCCCGGGGCAAGTGCGGGACAACAATTATTCTGTCGAACAACACCGCGAAGCTTTTTCGGGCTTTCTGGACTTTCTACGCCTCAACCTCAACGGGCAGACACCGGTCCGTGTGGACGGCACGTGGTGCAGCCAGTCCAGGACGTTGGAGGGAATCGCATCCTTCACTATGCCCGATCTGATTCTGAGAGAAGAGGATCTGGTGACGGCCTTGCCGGATCTGGCGCGTAGTATGGGGCATTCAAACCCGCCTCAGCCTGGCTCCTGTGCACCGGATGAACCATACGCTTTGCACCTGATCTACGACAAAAACCTCGAAGCGCTGGCGGTTGAAGCCTATCAGCGCGACTATGAAGCATTCGGATTCAGTGACTGGGCGCCAGGATCGGCCTAA
- a CDS encoding murein L,D-transpeptidase family protein — protein MDRRVFGLGALATLSLSACASSGPRFLTYDGPEVTSLVVNKGTRKLYLLHNEKILREYDVDLGFAPNGTKNQRGDGRTPEGTYLIDRRNPRSRYHLSLGISYPNSQDVAKAKAAGVDPGGDIFIHGEPNLRSERRRAKKKRDWTAGCIAVKNDEIEEIYAMVNKGTLITLRP, from the coding sequence ATGGATCGTCGAGTATTCGGTTTAGGCGCGCTGGCAACGCTGAGCCTTTCGGCTTGTGCCTCTAGCGGCCCAAGATTTCTGACTTATGACGGACCCGAGGTGACCTCTTTGGTGGTCAACAAGGGCACGCGCAAACTTTACTTGTTGCACAACGAAAAGATCCTCAGGGAATATGACGTCGATTTGGGGTTTGCGCCGAATGGAACAAAGAACCAGCGCGGTGACGGCAGAACGCCCGAGGGCACCTATCTGATTGACCGTCGCAACCCCAGAAGCCGGTATCACCTATCCCTGGGCATTTCTTATCCCAACTCGCAGGATGTCGCCAAAGCCAAGGCTGCGGGCGTTGATCCGGGTGGGGATATCTTCATCCACGGTGAACCCAATCTGCGCTCAGAGCGGAGACGCGCAAAAAAGAAGCGGGATTGGACAGCTGGATGCATCGCAGTCAAGAATGACGAAATCGAAGAGATTTATGCGATGGTCAACAAAGGTACGCTGATAACCCTGCGCCCTTAG
- a CDS encoding ion transporter — protein sequence MGSKQRLLNIIEAPVFGRFITAVIIFNAILLGMETSPTLMELAGPLIVALDRLCLAIFVAEISMKLIATGRRFFTNGWNIFDFLIVGIALVPSAGGLSVLRALRILRVLRVISVAPRLRRVVEGFISALPGMASVFLLMAILFYIGAVISTKLFSASFPDWFGDLGLSAYTLFQIMTLESWSMGIVRPVMEVYPYAWVFFVPFIMVTTFAVVNLLVGLIVNSMQDAHHAEDEVKTDAYRDEVLERLESIERRLAEQSNIKK from the coding sequence ATGGGGTCCAAACAGCGTTTGCTGAATATTATCGAAGCGCCCGTTTTCGGGCGGTTCATAACGGCCGTGATCATTTTCAATGCCATTCTTTTGGGGATGGAGACATCGCCGACCCTGATGGAACTGGCCGGCCCCTTGATCGTGGCGCTGGACAGGCTTTGCCTGGCGATCTTTGTGGCTGAAATTTCCATGAAACTGATTGCCACCGGGCGCAGGTTCTTCACGAATGGCTGGAACATATTCGATTTCCTGATCGTTGGAATTGCCCTGGTTCCCAGCGCCGGAGGTCTGTCGGTGCTGCGCGCCCTGCGAATTCTGCGGGTGTTGCGCGTGATTTCCGTGGCGCCTCGTCTGCGTCGCGTGGTCGAAGGGTTCATCTCGGCCCTTCCCGGCATGGCCAGCGTGTTTCTGCTGATGGCAATTCTGTTCTATATCGGTGCGGTAATCTCGACCAAGCTGTTTTCGGCATCGTTCCCGGATTGGTTCGGCGATCTGGGCCTGTCTGCTTATACGCTGTTCCAGATCATGACGTTGGAAAGCTGGTCGATGGGCATCGTGCGCCCGGTGATGGAGGTCTATCCCTATGCCTGGGTCTTCTTTGTTCCCTTCATCATGGTCACGACCTTTGCGGTGGTGAACCTGTTGGTGGGTCTGATCGTCAATTCGATGCAGGATGCCCATCATGCCGAGGATGAGGTTAAAACCGATGCCTATCGCGATGAGGTTCTGGAACGGCTGGAAAGCATCGAACGTCGACTGGCCGAGCAGTCGAACATCAAAAAGTGA
- a CDS encoding class I SAM-dependent RNA methyltransferase, whose protein sequence is MTQQFTITRLGHQGDGIADGPVYAPRTLPGEIVSGTLVGQQVTDIRVETPSEHRVKAPCRHYKACGGCQLQHASDAFVTDWKLQVVRKALMAQDLKAPLRPIHTSPEQSRRRATIAVRRTKKGTLAGFHGRASGTITEIPACRLLDPALIAAIPVAEALATLGASRKGVLAVTLTLSEAGLDVAVTGGKPLDGPLELALAQATEKHGLARLSWDDEVIAMRHAPVQRFGAAGVTPPPGAFLQATKDGEKALLKAVSEATRGAKRIVDLFAGSGTFSLPLAESAEVHAVEGEAAMIEALEQGWRRAQGLKRVTTEARDLFRRPLMPDELKSFDAIVLDPPRAGAEAQVDEIAQAQRPVIAYVSCNPVTFARDAKTLVNAGYTLEWVQVVDQFRWSTHTELAARFVLNAAS, encoded by the coding sequence ATGACGCAGCAATTCACAATCACAAGGCTTGGACATCAGGGCGACGGTATTGCCGATGGCCCTGTTTACGCCCCTCGTACCCTTCCCGGTGAGATCGTCAGCGGCACCCTTGTCGGTCAGCAAGTGACCGATATCCGGGTCGAGACACCGTCCGAACACCGTGTCAAAGCCCCTTGCCGCCACTACAAAGCGTGCGGTGGCTGCCAGTTGCAGCACGCATCCGATGCATTTGTGACCGACTGGAAATTGCAAGTCGTCCGCAAGGCGCTGATGGCGCAGGATCTCAAAGCTCCACTGCGCCCGATACACACATCGCCCGAACAGTCACGTCGGCGGGCTACGATTGCCGTAAGGCGCACGAAAAAGGGCACGTTGGCGGGGTTTCACGGTCGTGCATCCGGCACGATCACCGAGATACCCGCTTGCCGCTTGCTTGACCCGGCCTTGATCGCGGCCATTCCCGTGGCCGAGGCGTTGGCCACCCTGGGCGCAAGTCGCAAGGGTGTTTTGGCTGTCACGCTTACACTGTCCGAAGCTGGTCTGGATGTGGCCGTAACAGGTGGCAAACCGCTGGACGGCCCCTTGGAACTGGCGTTGGCGCAGGCGACCGAGAAACATGGGCTGGCCCGGCTCAGTTGGGATGATGAGGTTATTGCCATGCGGCATGCGCCGGTTCAGCGCTTTGGAGCAGCCGGAGTCACGCCACCCCCCGGAGCTTTCTTGCAAGCAACAAAGGACGGAGAAAAGGCTCTGTTAAAGGCAGTTTCCGAGGCTACACGGGGTGCGAAACGTATCGTTGACCTGTTTGCGGGCAGCGGAACGTTCTCTTTGCCGTTGGCGGAAAGCGCCGAAGTTCACGCGGTTGAAGGCGAGGCCGCCATGATCGAGGCGCTGGAACAGGGCTGGCGCAGGGCACAAGGGCTGAAACGCGTAACGACCGAGGCCCGTGACCTGTTCCGCCGCCCGCTGATGCCGGACGAGTTGAAATCTTTCGACGCCATTGTTCTGGATCCGCCTCGTGCCGGTGCCGAAGCTCAGGTAGATGAGATTGCACAGGCGCAACGCCCGGTGATCGCCTATGTCTCGTGCAATCCCGTCACCTTTGCGCGTGATGCGAAAACGCTGGTTAACGCGGGTTACACCCTTGAATGGGTACAGGTCGTTGACCAATTTCGATGGTCAACACATACGGAACTTGCTGCGCGGTTTGTTCTGAACGCAGCATCTTGA